TTCCCGACCGCGCGGTCGAGTTCGCTCCGGATTTCCGAAAGGCCGGTCTCGACCTCTTCGAAGGCAAAGGAGGCCTGCTCGTCGTCGATGGCCAGGCGTAGCCGCTCGGAACGCGTGCCATGTTGCGTGCGCTGTAAAACTTTCAGGATTGACGTGAGATTGGCGATCCGCTCGCTGGCGCTTTTCTCGACAGCTTTCAGCCGGGCGACCTCCGCCTCAGATGCTGCGATCCGAGCGTCGGCGACTGCGATCCGGGCCTCGCTTGCAGCCTGCTCGCGAGCCATGGAAAGGATCATCGCCTTCAGCGCATCAACGTCGTCGGGAAGGGCAAGACCCGGTAGAACCATGGCAAGCAACAGAGCACAAAAACAGCCGCTTTCCCAACCGTTCCAGCCGCATGATTCATCTTGCCGCAGGCCGGTTTCAGCCCGTCGATAACGGCCGCCTGACCCTGGCCGGACGAATCTTTTTCCAGTCCAGTCCGGCCAGAAGCGCCATCAACTGGGCGTGGTCGAGACGCATGCGCGCGGCCGATATCCCCGGCCAGCAGAAGCTGTGATCTTCCAGAGTCTTCGAATAAAGACAAACCCCGCTGCCGTCCCACCACACGATGCGAACCCGGTCCGCACGCTTCGAACGGAATACGTGAAGTGCCCCCGAGAATGGGTCCAGGCCGCCATCCCTGACCAGCGCCATCAAAGATGCCGCGCCCTTGCGGAAGTCGACCGGCTGGCACGACACGTAAACCACCACACCGGAAGCGATCATGCCTTACGAACCGCGCGGATGATCCTCGCCAGGCGATCGGGATCGACATCGCCGCCGGCGCGCACCACTGCGTCGCCAATGACGATTTCCACCGTGTCGCTGCCCACCGCTTCAAAGCGCGTGAACTTCGCCGGCTTGCTCGCTCCCTCCGTCAGTGGCGCAACCATGCCCGACGAAAGCGCCTTGCGGCGCCACGCATAGAGCTGCGAGGGGTCCAGCCCCTCGGAACGCGCAACCGCCGAGACATTGCCCCCTGGCGAGAACGCTTCGGCGACAAGCCGTGCCTTCTCTTCGTCCGACCGATGGCGCGGCTTGCGTCGGGACGGCACAGGCTCCGCCGTCAAAATCTCGAATGTTCGATGATGGCTCATACTGTCGCTCATAGGATTCTCCGCATGATTCATGCTGAAAATGAGCGATCAACCGCCTGCACGCTACGTGGGGACGCCTACGCGCTTACAATTCAACGGCCCGCCCGATGAAGATCAGGTGCGCTTCCTCATGAATCAGCAGGAACGTTTTCGGCGGCAAATGGCTGTCGCAGGGAAGATCAATACCATCCGCCGCATGATCATGAACGAGAACTACGTCTCCCTCGCTATGTTCATCCCGATCATGCAGGCGAGCGCATTCGTGCCTCACGACCACGAACTGATCTTCGCCAAAGGTGCGTTCCGGTTCCTCGCAGGCGACGACGTGGAAGCGGCACACTTGATCCTCCCGCAACTGGAGAACTCGCTGAGGCATATGCTCGCCTTGAATGGCATCGAGACAAATCGGATCAACCCTGACGGCACTCAAGAAGAGGCAATGCTGAGCCGTCTGTTAGAGGAACACCGCGAACCGCTGCTAACAATGATCCCGGCTGCGATGCTTCAAGAGGTCGATCTTCTCTTCAATTTCCGGGGTGGCGCTTCGGTACGGAATGAGCTTGCACATGGGAAAATGGGCGATGGCGACTTCTGGAGCCCGGTCGTGATTTACGCCACGTGGCTTGTCCTGCGTATGGCGTGCGTGCCGTCGTTTAGGGTTTGGCCGGACGTTGCGTCCGCTATGTTCAGCCAAGGCTGTCACTAGGCAGGCGGGGGCAGACCGTTGGAATCAAGTTTGGTCGACGTCTTCGAAATCGAGCGCGCCCTCGGATCGTTTATCTTCGCCGGCGCGGACTTAGGGGTCGCCGAATTCGTCACCAGATGGCTCCAGTCGGACTCGTCGCCCTCGCTCTCATTATCACGCTGTTCCTTGCGTTCGATGAGGTTCTTCACCGACGTTTTGATCTTAGTCCGCGCGTCTTCGATTAGCATCTTGCCATTGGAATCGATCTCCATGTCCTCGAGTCGGTTAATCGCGTCGATGACCTTCTCGAAATGGCTTTCAGGATCACCATCAAGGTCGGCCCGGTCAGCGATCTCTATGATGCGCTCCTCGATGTCGGGCAGTTTGCGGGTCCGAAGTCCCATCCCAAGGCGTACGAGCCGCTGGGGAGGGATTAGGGCTAGCATCTCCTCGGAATCTAGGAAGGAGAGGTCTAGCTCGTTGAGCGCGGCATCCTCGAGCGCTACCGCATCGCTCTCGCGCAGATCGTCCGTGAGCAAGCCGAGGCGGTGGACACGGGCGTGCGCCGTTAGCTTGGGACTGTCCACGATGTAATCTGTCACCCATGCTTTGCGTTCGAAGAGGTCAGGCTTGAGCTCAGCGATCCGCTCTACTACCCGGTCGCTCGCGCGCCAGCTCAGAAATGAGAACAACGACCAGTTGAGGTGCGTCTCGTCGGGCGTTTCTGCGAGCCGCGCTACCAGCGTCTCATTGAGGTTCGTCGGAATAGACAGCGCGTCCTGGATCGCGCCGGCACCTTCGGACATAAAACCGGTCAGGATCGTGTCGACAGTAGCGCCACGCAGCAACGCCGCCATCATGTGCGGCTTCTCTCGCAGGATTTCGGTGAGCGCGTCGGCGATGGTTGGATGGGCAAAGGACCAGACTGTCGCCTGACCGGTGCCCGAAGCTTTGAGGAACGATCCCATGAGCTCGGTGAAGCTGTCCAGAATGCGCGATCGCCCGATCCCCGTGAGTTCGGCGACTGCCTCGATCGCCGGCCCATCAGCGGTCTCAAGGTTGAAGGCGCCGCGGTGTACGTAGACCAGCATCAGCGCGGCGCGCAGCGTCTCGTCCAGCGCGTTGATGGTATCAACGAGATGCTCGCGCGGCTCTTTCATGAACTGTACAAGCGATGCCTCGCGGGGTGCCAGGCTTTTGGTGAAATTAGGGTCGCCCAGCCGTTCTGCAATGCCGGGGAGGAACGCCTCGACCGTGGCGACCGCGCTCAGATGCGGTTTGACGCTCGACTTCCAGCTCTGGCTTTGGCTGCCATAATTTATGTGATTGTAAAGAATTTGCGCCTTTTCGGCCATGCTGAGCGCGCCGACGTCGACGACGGCGCTGCCATTGGTGAACTCGGCAAGATTTCTCTGGCCGAGCCGAAGCCGCGCGGCTTCGTAGATATGCTTGCGCGAGGTTAGCAGGAAGCGGTTGCCATGCGCGACGGCAGCCCTCAGTTTCGGGAAGGCCGACGCCCAGTCCTGGACGTAATCCTCGCGAACGACATTGGGACCAAAAGCATCGTCGATCCAGAAGAAACGACCGGGATCATTGGGGTTCCAGCCCTGCTCGAAATCGCGAGGGCTGGTCAATATGAGCACCGTGCTGTCGGGGTTCTCGGACGCGATCGTCGATAGGATCGCGCCAATCGCAGATTTGCCACTCGAGGGATTGCCGAGCAGCAACACGAAGCCATGCTCGGTGATCGCCTTCACCGCTTCGCGATGTGCGCGCGTAGGCACGTATTTTTTGAGCTTCGGGACCCAGTGCTCGAGCAACGCCCGGCTCTGCTGGGTCATGCGCTCGTCGAGGATCACGGTGAGGTCGCCTAGACCGTAGACCTGGGGAACCATCGCGCGTAAGCGTGCGCTGCTGCGGATAGAGCGGATGACGTATTGTCTGCCGAGTATATGCGGCTTCCGCACGCCAATGGCGCGAAGACGTTTACGGATTTCGAGCGCAACCGGCGCATCGACACTCATGTTGGTCATGAAGATGTAGGTGTCGGCTTGGCCTTCGGCGACCAACCGCGTCACATTCTCGATCTCAGCGGCGATGTCACCCGGACGCAGCGCCCTCGCCGCGTCGGAACTGTGCTTCACTTGGACAGTGCCGATCGGTGCCGCGCCAGCCCCGTTGCCCGGTATCAGCAGCACCGCATCCTGCCCGCCGTCCTGCGCCTCGCGAAAAATCTCGACTGGTCGCTTGAGTATGACCTCACATAACTGCGAGCAAAGGTCTTGAAACGCGCGCCAGCCGATGGTGTGAAGTGCGAGATCGGACCAGGGCCCGACCGCCACGCGATGCGTGCGCTTGGCGGTTTCCAATATGTCTTGCGCGATGGTCACGCTCATCTCCTGCCCGAATTGCTTCCGGTAATCAAAACTGCAGGCGGGCCGCCTACAATGCAATTCGTACCGCAGCGGATGCACTTGCGCCACGGAGCACTATTGGGCCGGTACGCTCCACCGCTCGTCGGCTTCCGGCCCAACTGGAACACTTGTTTCGCACCTGCGTGTACCGCGCTTCAGCGTCGCCTTCGTCTTCGATGGGGCGGTGCACGCCATCGGAGCGCAGCGTTGGCTACCTCCACAGATATATCGAGTCCTAATCGGGCGAGGACAGCGGTGTGATGCGGTCCATGAAGTACGTATAGCCGGCATCTAGCCGGATACCGTTGGCCTTGCTCGTCTCGTACTTGACCTTGTCGAAGTGAATCGTCTCGCCGCCTAGCTCGATGCTGACGAAGTAGTCTCTGTGCTGACTGTGGATAGGCTCGAAGCAGAATGCCCGCTCCGGCAGCTGGACGCTCCCGTCTGACAGGCGTTCGCCCATACCTGAAAACCGAGAGAAAGGCTTAGGATTTTCCCTGTACCGCTCGTGCTCCGAATAGAACTGGATGGAGAAGGAGACCCGCTCGCCGTCGGAAAGACTGTAGACCTTGTGGAGGATTCGGTAGGCGTAAATTCCGCCGCCACTGCCTCGACGGTCGGGCACGACGGTGAAACCCATGCGCTTCCAGAAGGGCTCCGCGGTCCATGGCGCGATCTCGATTTCGAGGACCGAGCGCCCTTCGTTGTGGGCGACGTCGACCATGAAGTCCGCCAGGAGGCGCCCGTAGCCTTCCCTCCGGAGGTCGGGCCTGATCTCCAAGATGTCCGTACCGTCGAGGAACCCGACGGCGTGACCGTCTACCATGAGGATATCGACACGGGCGTTGCCCTCGCTCCAGGTCCGCTTGACCGAGTCCCAATTGCAGCGGAAGCCGCGGGGCGGCTCGTCACCGACGTATCCTCCGGCTTCCCAAGCCTCGATAGCAGTCTTGTAGATAGATTCCTCCGCGTCGAGCCACGCCTCGACTTCAGCCATCGTCGCTTCAGTCGCGGGCACGATTTCATACGCCATTGGGACCCCTGTAGCATCCTGCTCGTTTCGTGAGATGTTGATCCCACCCATGCCGTGTCTCCTAGCTCATTGGCTTGAATTCCGTTATCCGATGCGGCTTCGCACCGATAGCTTCCCGAACGAGCATCCGCTTTCGGATATTTGCTGAGAAGCGGATCGACGGCTTCCGGCCCCGTGGCTGACGGTCGGCAATGCGCCTCCTATCGGACATCGAAGCTAGTTCGGCTTCTAGCTTGACGCGGACATTGCCCGGACCGACCTAGAGGTCGTGGTTGTTTAGCCGAGGCAGCTCCTTACCCCCTATGCCGTTATTCGAGGCCCTTGTGTAGGTGACGGATGCATGAGGCTCAATGCCGGTTCGCTCTTTCAGTAGATCGATGTACGCAACGGCGGTGTTGTAGAATTTCGCGGCGTTCTCCGGGTCAGCCATTCTGGCGAAATCACGATGCATGGTTTTCCGATGCAGCTTGCCGGGAGCTTTGATCGTATCGGCAATTTTCGTGGGCCCTATCTCGTAGGGAGAGGAGTGGGTCACGAGATTGCGCCATTGCTGCATCTGCCCAATGTCACGAAAGAGTCCCCGGCTCTTGTCGAGCTCGATCCCGGCCGCAGACATTAGCATTTCCATTTTGTCCCAGAACGCCCTTTTGCTCCGGTAGGCCTGGAATTCGAAGCCCACGAAACGCTCTTCCGACTGCATTGCGAACGCAACGGATGCAGAAAAACTTTCGATAGCGGCGAACGCCAGAACCATGCCGCCGGTAAAGAAGGAGAAGCCCATCGATAGGCTGCCGGTCCGCGGCTTTTTGTCCATAGCTAGACCCGCCCTGACCAGCTCGCCGGCTGCGTGCAGGGTCAAATTCCAATCGTGGTTCTGTGCTGTGTATTCGTGAGGCAATCGATCTCCTTAGCTTTACCAATCCATGTTCAGCGATGTCCATTTCCCGGCAAGATGGTACGCGAAATGCGTCATCTCCTCGACGGAGGCCATCGCCTTTGCATAGGCGCCCGTCGCGCACCATCGTCATGATGAGCGGCAGTTTAGATTGCTGGATGTAGACTTTCGCAGGCGCGCGGCCCGTCCCACATGTGCGAGATGAGTTTCGCGATGGAACGAAGCGCGCTTCCGACATCGAATGAGAGGCTTCCTGTCCCCGTCAGGCAGGTATTGCGCCGACTTTCTTCGCTCTTTCGACGAGCGCAGCGTACTTCGTACCGTTTCCGGATGGAAAATGCATGCACCAGACTGCTAGAAACTGGCCCCAGTGCATTATTGGGACACAGATATACGGTAGGCATGTCGGCGCCGTCATGAGGCGTCAATCCTAAGCGGCAGGAACCCTTCGCCATCGACCATGAGATGGTCTGACCAGACGTAATCGCCCGTGATGTTGATATGGTCCCAGCCCAACGGCGAGAGCTGCGGGATTATCCGCTCATCGAATGCCGTTCCGCGCCGGCGCATCGATTCGACGACGCGACCGAGATAGCGGCAGTTGAACAGGATGATGGCTGCGGTGACGAGGTTGAGGGCGGCGGCGCGGCTGGCCTGGTTTTCGTGCCCACGGTCCCGGAAACGCCCAAGGCGGTGGAAAGCCACTGCTCGGGAGAGCGAGTTCTTCGCTTCGCCCTTGTTGAGTTCGGCGGTGACGAGCCGGCGGAGCTCGGGATCCTCGAACCAGCGCAAGGTGAACAGCGTGCGCTCGATGCGGCCGATTTCGCGCAACGCGGCGGCCAGACTGTTTTGCTGCCGGTAAGCGCTAAGTTTCTTCAGGATGAGCGACGGTGTCACCACCCGGTTCCTGAGCGCCTGGATTATCCTTTGAACATCCTCCCAGTGTGTCCGGATCAACCCGGCGTCGAGGCGATGGCCGAACAACGGCGCCAGTGGACCGTACCGCGCTTTCGGCTCGAACGCGTAGAGTTTGCGATCCGACAGGCGCGGGATACGGGGTTCGAAGGAAAGTCCGAGCAGGTGCATGACGGCGAAGACGATGTCCGACGCGCCACCACCATCGACATGAAGTGCTGCGACGTTCACGCTGCTCTCGTGACCGAGGATGCCGTCCAATGAATGGATGGCTTCTCCGGCGGTGCCAGCTATGACCTTCTGGTGGAGCGGCGCGTAACGGTCGGTGATCGTGGTGTAGATTTTGACGATCGGATCGCGGCCGTAATGCGCGTTGACGGCGCCGCCAGCTTCGCCGGGGCCGCCGAGATAAAAGGCCTGCCCGTCCGCCGATGCCCGCCACCCTTCGCCGAACCAGGCCGACAGCGGCTCGGCGTGGATCGCATCGGTGAGGCCGGCGAGTGCCGCCCGGAATGTGTCCTCACGCATGTGCCATGTCTGCATCCGCAATAGCGCCCGACGGGAGCCTGCTCCGCTTATCTCGGCCATGCGCGACAAGCCAAGGTTCGTCGCCTCGGCGATGAGCGTCGCCATGAAGGCGCGAATGTTGTCGGGTGGCAGACTGGTCGAGACGTGACCGAATTGACTTGTGAATCCTGTCCAGCGGTCGACCTGATCGAGCATGTCGGTAATCCGCACGCGCGGCATCAGCCGGTAGATGGCGGCGGAAACGGCGCCGGCGCCCTCGGCCTCGTTGTCCTTCTGCTCCTTCGGGAAACGGAGCTTGCCGCCGGTGAACATGGCCACATCCTTGCCCGACAGCCCGCGCGCCGTGGCAAGGAGGGCGGCATCGAGTTCGGCCGCGCGAGCCTCTATGTAGGTCTCGGCACCAACCACCGGAACGGTCGGCAGCCGCGAAGGGGGGAGGTTCGTTGCAGGCGAAGCCGGCGTAAGGAGCGTATCGAGCGAGCGATGGATTCGCGATGTCGGCACCCACACGTCACCGCTGGCGAGAGCGTTGGACAGTGCGAAGAAAGTGACGAGTTCGTAGTAGGTCCGGTCAACCGAACCCTCCTTGAAGACGTGTCGATACCAGCGTCTTTCGATATGGCCGAGAGGCAGACTCGCCGGTAATGACTTGCGCCAGTCACCGCCAAGGTCGCGCAGAACGGTAGCCGCTGAAAGCAATGGCTGAGACGCCCGACGCCCCTCGAACGTGAAGCTCGCCAGGAGTCGGGCGCCGATCTGCTTGAACACGCGGTGCTCGTGGGAAAGCTCGCCGAGTACGTCCGGCCTTCCGGGACGAATTGTACGCCGAATGATGGCGGCGTCGGCTTCGACGACGTCGAGCGCCGCGATCGCGGTGACGGCCGCTTTGATGTCGCCGTCTTTCCTCGCGGTCCTCACCAAAGCGTCCAGCACATCGGCGATGCGAGTCAGCCGTGTTCGGCCCTGTTCGGCGGAGGCGGCGATCGTCTCCTCGAGCCGCTTTCGGGCACGCAGGTTCGCGCGGCCGACGAGCGACTGGAACATGGTAAGCGCGCCATCGGTCAGCGCGATCCCGAGTTCGCTCAGCGTCGCCATCATGATGGTGTGCCGGCGGGCAGGTCCCATCTGCTGAAAAGCCTGCGCCGTATAGAGGCTGCCCTCCTTCGCCATCTGCGCCATGCGGGGCCCGAGGCCGGGACGCGAAACAACAACATCGCCGCCAATCGTGCGGACGAGGGTGAGCTTGTCGAGAAGTTCGAGAAGCGGCCTCCCACCGACCCTGGAGGGCGGCTCACGCAGCCAAGACAGCCGGCTTTGGCGGACATGTATCTTATCCGACAGAAGTGCATCAAGCTGCAGACGCTGCGCATCCGATAGAAGAGAATTGATCTCAGCTACCACAGCGGCATCGGCCGCGTGCATCGCCGCGGCGGCCATGCGCTCGACCACGCTGATGCCGGGAATAATGATCTGCTCGGCGCGCATCCGTTCGATCAGCCGATCGAGCAGCACGCGCCCGTCGGTCAAACCGACGGCTTCGCGCTCCGCCCAGGCGGCGAGTTCTGCTCGCGTCGGCCTGGTGAAATCCCGAAAACCATGACGCTGTTTGATCGCCGCCAGTTGTTCATATCGGGTGGCTCCACGTCGGGCGAACAAGGATATCGCTTCGGCATCGGCACCGACCTGTTCTGCGATATGATCGAGCATGATGCCCGGCAGGAATTCGCCGCGCCGAAGATATCGACCGGGGTAGCGCAGGCAACAGAGCTGAAGCGCGTAACCGAGCCGGGTCTCGGGCATCCGGCTTTGGGCGATCGCCGCGAGGTCATCGGAGGTGAGGCTATGATACCGGACGGTTTCATCTTCCCTGTCCGGCAATGCCAAAAGCTTCTCCCGCTGCGTCTTCGTCATCGATATCCGAGCCGGCATCGTTCATCCCTTCACAAACCACTTGCCTTACGACGTCATAATGAAAGAGGATTGTGAAAGGCTCTGCACCTAGATTCTCGTAGATGCCGGCGGCCTTCCATAAACGACCGTTTTTGAAAGCACCTCAATGCTGATCGGCTACGCCCCGGTGAGCACACGAGACGAGCAATCAAATGCATCTGATGGATCGGATTACCAGTGCGGGCGCCGGGCTCCGGTCGCTCCCCGAAGCGATCGACATGACCACCGCGGCAAGGCGCATGATGATGTACATGGTGGGGTCCTGTGCAGAGTTCGAACGCGCCATGATCCGGGACCACGACAGGCGTTGCTCAGGCACGCTCCGAAGGACGAATTGGGAGACGCCGTAATAAGCTCGACCCGAAGAAACGTCGGGAAATCGCTGAGAGCGTCTTGTCCCGACGTAAAAGCGGTGCCGAAATGGCGAGACTTTACGATATCAGCAAACCGGCGGTTTCGCGCATCGTCGCTGAACATCGCCAGAACAGGAGACCTTTCATGCCGACCAGCCATGACCTCAAAGGTCTGATGAAGTTCCTTGCTCGGGAAGAATGGCGCGAATGCTTCGACGAGGTGTTCTACGACCATTTCGGACCCGTTCTGGATGCCGGCGACATGGACTTCGAGGACATTGCCGAGATCCTCGGCGAGGGTTGGGCCATGACGCTCTGGGGCTGTGCCTTCGAGGATTTCCTGACCCGGGACTTCGAGTTCGAGGGCG
This is a stretch of genomic DNA from Mesorhizobium sp. L-2-11. It encodes these proteins:
- a CDS encoding DUF4209 domain-containing protein produces the protein MLKMSDQPPARYVGTPTRLQFNGPPDEDQVRFLMNQQERFRRQMAVAGKINTIRRMIMNENYVSLAMFIPIMQASAFVPHDHELIFAKGAFRFLAGDDVEAAHLILPQLENSLRHMLALNGIETNRINPDGTQEEAMLSRLLEEHREPLLTMIPAAMLQEVDLLFNFRGGASVRNELAHGKMGDGDFWSPVVIYATWLVLRMACVPSFRVWPDVASAMFSQGCH
- a CDS encoding nSTAND3 domain-containing NTPase, whose amino-acid sequence is MTIAQDILETAKRTHRVAVGPWSDLALHTIGWRAFQDLCSQLCEVILKRPVEIFREAQDGGQDAVLLIPGNGAGAAPIGTVQVKHSSDAARALRPGDIAAEIENVTRLVAEGQADTYIFMTNMSVDAPVALEIRKRLRAIGVRKPHILGRQYVIRSIRSSARLRAMVPQVYGLGDLTVILDERMTQQSRALLEHWVPKLKKYVPTRAHREAVKAITEHGFVLLLGNPSSGKSAIGAILSTIASENPDSTVLILTSPRDFEQGWNPNDPGRFFWIDDAFGPNVVREDYVQDWASAFPKLRAAVAHGNRFLLTSRKHIYEAARLRLGQRNLAEFTNGSAVVDVGALSMAEKAQILYNHINYGSQSQSWKSSVKPHLSAVATVEAFLPGIAERLGDPNFTKSLAPREASLVQFMKEPREHLVDTINALDETLRAALMLVYVHRGAFNLETADGPAIEAVAELTGIGRSRILDSFTELMGSFLKASGTGQATVWSFAHPTIADALTEILREKPHMMAALLRGATVDTILTGFMSEGAGAIQDALSIPTNLNETLVARLAETPDETHLNWSLFSFLSWRASDRVVERIAELKPDLFERKAWVTDYIVDSPKLTAHARVHRLGLLTDDLRESDAVALEDAALNELDLSFLDSEEMLALIPPQRLVRLGMGLRTRKLPDIEERIIEIADRADLDGDPESHFEKVIDAINRLEDMEIDSNGKMLIEDARTKIKTSVKNLIERKEQRDNESEGDESDWSHLVTNSATPKSAPAKINDPRARSISKTSTKLDSNGLPPPA
- a CDS encoding transposase, which produces MSDSMSHHRTFEILTAEPVPSRRKPRHRSDEEKARLVAEAFSPGGNVSAVARSEGLDPSQLYAWRRKALSSGMVAPLTEGASKPAKFTRFEAVGSDTVEIVIGDAVVRAGGDVDPDRLARIIRAVRKA
- the tnpB gene encoding IS66 family insertion sequence element accessory protein TnpB (TnpB, as the term is used for proteins encoded by IS66 family insertion elements, is considered an accessory protein, since TnpC, encoded by a neighboring gene, is a DDE family transposase.) gives rise to the protein MIASGVVVYVSCQPVDFRKGAASLMALVRDGGLDPFSGALHVFRSKRADRVRIVWWDGSGVCLYSKTLEDHSFCWPGISAARMRLDHAQLMALLAGLDWKKIRPARVRRPLSTG
- a CDS encoding GNAT family N-acetyltransferase translates to MGGINISRNEQDATGVPMAYEIVPATEATMAEVEAWLDAEESIYKTAIEAWEAGGYVGDEPPRGFRCNWDSVKRTWSEGNARVDILMVDGHAVGFLDGTDILEIRPDLRREGYGRLLADFMVDVAHNEGRSVLEIEIAPWTAEPFWKRMGFTVVPDRRGSGGGIYAYRILHKVYSLSDGERVSFSIQFYSEHERYRENPKPFSRFSGMGERLSDGSVQLPERAFCFEPIHSQHRDYFVSIELGGETIHFDKVKYETSKANGIRLDAGYTYFMDRITPLSSPD
- a CDS encoding recombinase family protein; this translates as MDRITSAGAGLRSLPEAIDMTTAARRMMMYMVGSCAEFERAMIRDHDRRCSGTLRRTNWETP
- a CDS encoding Tn3 family transposase, which gives rise to MTKTQREKLLALPDREDETVRYHSLTSDDLAAIAQSRMPETRLGYALQLCCLRYPGRYLRRGEFLPGIMLDHIAEQVGADAEAISLFARRGATRYEQLAAIKQRHGFRDFTRPTRAELAAWAEREAVGLTDGRVLLDRLIERMRAEQIIIPGISVVERMAAAAMHAADAAVVAEINSLLSDAQRLQLDALLSDKIHVRQSRLSWLREPPSRVGGRPLLELLDKLTLVRTIGGDVVVSRPGLGPRMAQMAKEGSLYTAQAFQQMGPARRHTIMMATLSELGIALTDGALTMFQSLVGRANLRARKRLEETIAASAEQGRTRLTRIADVLDALVRTARKDGDIKAAVTAIAALDVVEADAAIIRRTIRPGRPDVLGELSHEHRVFKQIGARLLASFTFEGRRASQPLLSAATVLRDLGGDWRKSLPASLPLGHIERRWYRHVFKEGSVDRTYYELVTFFALSNALASGDVWVPTSRIHRSLDTLLTPASPATNLPPSRLPTVPVVGAETYIEARAAELDAALLATARGLSGKDVAMFTGGKLRFPKEQKDNEAEGAGAVSAAIYRLMPRVRITDMLDQVDRWTGFTSQFGHVSTSLPPDNIRAFMATLIAEATNLGLSRMAEISGAGSRRALLRMQTWHMREDTFRAALAGLTDAIHAEPLSAWFGEGWRASADGQAFYLGGPGEAGGAVNAHYGRDPIVKIYTTITDRYAPLHQKVIAGTAGEAIHSLDGILGHESSVNVAALHVDGGGASDIVFAVMHLLGLSFEPRIPRLSDRKLYAFEPKARYGPLAPLFGHRLDAGLIRTHWEDVQRIIQALRNRVVTPSLILKKLSAYRQQNSLAAALREIGRIERTLFTLRWFEDPELRRLVTAELNKGEAKNSLSRAVAFHRLGRFRDRGHENQASRAAALNLVTAAIILFNCRYLGRVVESMRRRGTAFDERIIPQLSPLGWDHINITGDYVWSDHLMVDGEGFLPLRIDAS